CAGCGTGGATTGGATACAGCCGTGTTTATCCAAGTAACATTTGCCCGTCTTGCTTAACGCAACCTTTCATTTCTGAGATGGTCAAGGGAAGCGAGACGTTTGTTTATATCACTTCATAGTCGACCTTCCTGTTTTGTTGCGAGGCGAAAAGATACATAGCCCCTATATTTTTATCTACATATTAACAACACCTGCGCAAGAAAGACAGGTTGGTAAGCTTTGGTTATGAGATATCAGGTTGGTTTATGTCCGTTTTTGAAGTTGTCATATTTGACAGAGCAGCCGTAGGCTACTTAACTCTGCTCTGCAATCCTCGGTGAGGTTTTCCTGTTGCTTCCAAGAAACTTACCGTGATATTGATGTGTCAATACCTACTTACTGACAATGATGAATAGCGAAGCCATTTCCCGTAAGTTTACCTTATTGTCACACCACATGCTGTCATACAAGTCCGACAAGACCTGGGTTGTTGATTTAGCTGCTGGCATTGAGTCAAGATGGCTATACTGTACCCTTAAATTAAGTTACCAGGCAGGATTAATGGTTGTTTAGAAATACTTGAGGTATGATAAACATCTCCGCCTTGCTCACCTTAGCTGGCCTGGACGTGCTGCTAAGCAGTATCTTTATTGGCGGCTTTGCCATGTGGCGGCTCCCTCCGTCCCAGTGGAAAGCGAGATGGATTATTGAGAACATATGTTGGAGAAGAATCGTATCCCTTGCTGAGCTGTCTTGAACTGCCAGTGACAACGAGACCCGCATAAGTTGGGCTTTGGTCATATGCCTGCAGCAGCACTGTTCAGGAATCGTTTGTCCATCTAAAGAATATGATTTAAATGTCACATATTTATGTCAAATCTTCTTATAATGACTTACGTTATTGGCCAAGGTGTGAGAAGTGCAATGAGTATTTAAATTAATTCGTATTCATTTTAGTGTTGATGACTAATTGGACAACATAACTTATTTACACTATGGTCAGTGTATTTCTATCCAGGAAGTATAGATAGACCATGCATGCAGAGAACTGCCCCTTTTGTGCTCATTGTTAAGTCTGTGCGTCACTCTTAGGTCCTGTATTCAGCCCTGCAGACTGTAAGTAAGCACAGGTGTAATGAATTGGTGATCTATGCACAAAGTGAGGTAGGGGTAGGGGAAGGGAAGCTTTTAGTGGAATGCAGACCTAGACCACTTAATATTGAGCTTCATTACATCTTTATACACCCTTCATTTAGACATTTATTCATTGAGTAGAAGCTTTGTTCCAAGGCGACCTACAGTAcagatacattttcatcagGATGCATGCTCTCTGGGGCCCAATGcagacggagtctagtttgcctgaacccagagaaccccgtctccggatagccctatagtgcagacgaacgcactgtatccgcacactgtatccgcactccctcgaatcgggggtccaaagtgagtaaactcgaaatccggttgcggttggtgttcgtctgcacgctatccgcatacctaatcggattgccccacgtgatcgcatcattagaccagccagaacaacggacacaaccggcattatttaataactgaatgggttgccatggcgcagtgagtttggcaaccagttataacagctctccagtttaaaaaaaaaaaattcttcctattaccttgctccttttccacgtgaatttccctaacgggattaatacaaatgtatctatctatctgttgttaggaaagggatgacattaaccaGCCACaatttaatctatcactgtttaatctatttgcatcagaccatttttcaaaaaccagtttttaaaagtgtcagcaatagcctatatgagcaaatctgacgtgaaaagattttttattatagacggaagtttcaaaacagatgaatgttacgttagctttagtcctgtcagacaacgatagcgatagctactagctagcgttaacgttacttcagaggtagcctacagtacgtgaaggacaaagccctcaacaatagcatacatttgttgttagtaataaaaccatgaaattggaagcaattgtaaaccatgaaacatccagaatccacagcacttgcattgtggtctctcgtgctcaagctcagcatctccataaagcacaggcatttaaacaactcagacatgtcatgttgcacattgctttgttgcactgttctaaactctttattatcaataacaaatataattatttttcgcttaacctacagtctgctcttaccactgattttataaaccaccttaatgtgttactgtgcagattaaatgtaggctatgcggctaagctaaacgttgctagttggagctcaactactgtcatatgttactttgatagcatgctcctgtcttcttcaacaggcgtgggggatgtactacagctgagtcaatcggattcgctgggttcatgtgcatgcgatttaaaaagttgatatgtgtgaaaaatgaacccgggttcaggcaaactaggcttcgtctgcatgggTATCTACGCTTTGACCtttgtgttgttagcacctAATCTTCCAGTTGAGCAACAGGAACACATTTACCCCCCCTTTATTGGTTTGACtaattaacccccccccctaaatAACCCCCTcgtcccagcagcagcagcagcagcagcagcagcagaagcagaagcgaggaggaaggagaggatggTGAGCCGAAGCCAAGCCAAGTACGAGTTGATCCAGGAGGTGGGTCGAGGCAGCTACGGCGTGGTGTACGAGGCGGTGACGCGGAGCACGGGCGCACGCGTGGCCGTCAAGAAGATCCGCTGCCACTCTCCGGAGAATGTGGAGCTGGCGCTGCGCGAGTTCTGGGCGCTCAGCAGCATCCAGAGCCAGCACCCCAATGTCATCCACCTGGAGGAGTGCGTGTTGCAGAGGGACGGCCTTGCCCAGCGCATGAGCCACGGCTCCAGCTCCTCGCTATACCTAGAGGTGGGTGagaggaatttgtgtgtgtgtgggggggtgtctgtgtgacatttacctggaggagtgtgtgttgcagagggATGGCCTCACCCAGCACATGAGCAACAGCTCAAGCTCCTCGCTATACCTGGATGTGTttggggatgtgtgtttgtttgtttgtgtgtgtgtgtgtctgtgtgtgtctgagagttgGCCTCAACAACAAACGTCTCTAAAACTTAATATCTGTTGGGATCTGgtagacagaccgacagacagggCAGCTGCGCCATCTTGCAGTCAGCTGTTTATTTGCAAGCGTGAAACTGAGTGAGCGGGCGAGtgaatggtgttgtgtgtggatggtAAGGGCGGGATACGACCCGTGTGCCTGACGGAACGTTTCTGCCGCACAGCTGCCCATCCTGGCAGTCAACATCggcaggaaacaggaagaggCTTGAAGAAGCAGAAGGGCCACTGCTGTTAGGTTGGTTTTTTTAACCTGATTCTCTACCTGATGAGCCGTCGAGGCTGCAATTCAGACCTtttgaaagcgtgtgtgtgtgtgtgtgtgtgtgtgtgtgtgtgtgtgtgtgtgtgtgtgtgtgtgtgtgtgtgtgtgtgtgtgtgtgtgtgtgtgtgtgtgtgtgtgtgtgtggagtaagtggtaaacctcctaatagaagagctatggcttcattctcatAGCGTAACAAAGCCATAGAGCTCTTCTAtgaggaggtttaccacttactctgagttaacttacccaggtttgtcactaaaccacatacttgaAATACCCCCTAGGTGTGGTTTAGATGTGTACAATGGCTGATGATTGAGCacattgcaacacacacacacacacacacacacacacacactttctccctcatGTGTCTTTCATGGCccaggatgtggtgtgtgtgtgtgtgtgtgtgtagctcagtGTTTCCTGCATGTGTTGTTAGCGTGCCAGCCAGCGTGGTGGTAAACACACTCCGGTTTGGCAGAGGTTGTGACATCCCAGATCCAGACAATCAGGAGTTGTGACGCTCCATTACCTGCtgtggttgggttgggttgggttggggtggAGATGGAGTTTGACTGTGCTGATAAGACGATTAACCTATGACCTCAATAGGCTgtcaggaaggtgtgtgtgagtgagtgagtacgtgTGTCCTTGCAGACTTGTAAGTCAGTTTAACTTTCAGTTCCTCTTGCAATGTCACCAGCTATAcactagtttgtgtgtgtgcctgtttctgtctgttttgctgTGGCTACATTTGCATGGCTGTTTTAGCTATTATGTAatgattgttgtgtgtgtgtgtgtgtgtgtgtgtgtgtgcgtgtgcatcaaTATGCATGTATCGGCCTGTACCACACTGACATCCTGTTTGACTGCACTAGTATCTCTCTCACCACCTCCTTCCCTCAGTGTATCTGtcgctctttcttttttctctttcactctcttttgctctctccatTCCGTATCCcattgtgtctttctctcctctttctccatgtatctgactctttcttctttctctttgggTCTGATAGGAATTCAATTTATCCCATATattggagactcagtctgaggTATGATCAACCAAAAAATCAGGTTTAATCTTGCAATGatgtacaccagaggaggagagacttaGATACCACGGATGGAATCACCTAATTCTCTTTCTATCAGCCTTTGGAACAATACAGGCTTTTATCCTATTGGTAAAgcaaggggtgtcaccccatagctCCATCCCTTAATGAATATGTATCTAATTATAACCTGGGAGTCGTGAAGTCTGAGACCCATTTGCTCACACAGAGCACGGGGGTGTCAGAACTCTAGCCATGATCAAAGAACTCAAACTCTATGCATGAGGCCGAGGAACCTACTATGGAAGATACTATGCCCTGGCCGGGGAGGAAGTTGAGAGCTATCTCACACCTTATGTAGGCCAGGTCCAGAATACGCATGAGAAGTTCTACATTTCACACAtctccaaataaaagtaaccaTTACAACTAGGAATGAgatgcattgaattattgactatggcatattaaCTCTAAATCTTAAATCCTCGTTCCTTCAGGTCTCtgcatttcttctctctctctcccactcttgacatcttcctcttctcatccccctatccttctctctcgctctctctctcttttataagTGCGTCTGCTCTCCTCTGACAGACAGGCCTATGTGAGAAGGCCAGTGGAagccctgactgtgtgtgtgtgtgtgtgtgtgtgtgtgtgtgtgtgtgtgtgtgtgtgtgtgtgtgtgtgtgtgtgtgtgtgtgtgctcgtctcCCCTCAGTGCAGCGGCACGTGGGCCTTTGTCCATCAGCTCGTTAAGCTCTCCGCCATACACCGCTTGGCTGCTCTCCCAGAACCCTTTATTTACactcgtttttttctctctctgtttctttctccccccctctctaccaCCAGTCCACCCTTCCTCTTTCTGCGTTGGTCCTATAGAGAACACTGCAAAAAACAAATGATAATGGAGGGGACTGAAAACCAGAGGTGTCGCCCGTGGAATCCGCACATTCATTTTGCCTCGGGAGGGGGTTCCTTTATTAGTGCTTTGTTCAACAATTTGCGGGCAATTTGTAAAGCAGGCTGCCTCTTAAGcattgtgatgtgtgtttgtctgtgtgtgtgtgtgtgtgtttgttggggggggggggggggcatccatAATGTTTAAAGCTTGGCTGAGATTCAACCCCCTTGGCTCTGAAGCGGATGTGGCAGTGAGCCGCTTTGTACTCGTCACCTCACAGAACGACCACAACATCCTGTCTGCCCTGCTGTTGCGTAGAGCCACCTTCTGTTTTCATGTTCCAGCAGTCAGAGTGGCTTTTTTGCGTAATCTATGCACACATGCTTTGGAGAACTAATTGTGTGtagactttcttttttttcatccgCACCTTGTCTACtctatatcccccccccccctctttcctttctctcttattTCCCCCCCTTCTCCAGCTTTTTGGTAAATTTACCAAATAGGTACACCTCACTCTCTAGAGCAGAGTCCTATTAAAACCTCAGGTAGACTCTTTATAAGGCCGATGCAGTTAACGATGGTGGGGAGATTTGGTCATCCGTCACCAATGGCTCTTCAGGGTTAAAAGGGAGCACTTCCTGCAGTCCAAGGCTCTCTTCAGAAAAACAAAGCTTTACCTTGGGCCTCCATttaaaaagtgaaagaaagagggggggggaaatgaaatagaaaaagaaataaaatccCAGGCTGGCGCTATGAGCACAAGAGGATGACTGTCGAGCTGAGGGATTCAGAAGAGATCCCGTGCGGAATGCTTAGATCTGGCTGTCTGTGACCGCTCATCTCCCGCTGCCGTATAAGGGCTCCTCTGATGTGGCTTATTTTGGGTGGCGCTGTGAGTTAGCAGCTAAATTAAGTGATTAGCGGTTGAGTCGGGTTATCAGATGCGCTTTCctaaaagcatttaaaaaaaacaaaaaaaatgggaTTTGTCTTCATTGCCCACATTAGCTGTTATGCTGACATATAAACTTGTCTGCACAGACCAGATTTAGAGCTTAAACTACCCTGCTGAATAACTGTGTTTTGACATGTTGTGCAAAAGTGTTTCACAGGTATGCATCAGTGTTGACATCTGTTTGATGCATGCTTAGGACCTCACAGTAACACTCGTAAAACATGATGACTGCTTTGGACTCGTGTTCGATCTcctgtcttctgtgtgtctctctcttcctccctcctcagtTTCTTTGTCCATTTCTCTTTTATCTTCATCTTTTTCAATTTCAGGAAACCGATAATGGGGCTTTTATTACAGGTTTTCCAATTCTGGTTTTTCAACTGGTGATATTGATTGATGTTGTTTTTAAactgctctctctttgtctgtctgtctgtctgtctgtctgtctgtctgtctgtctctccactaccccttctcccctctctagCTGGTGGAGACCTCTCTGAAGGGTGAGATTGCCTTCGACCCCCAGTGCGCCTACTACCTGTGGTTCGTCATGGACTTCTGCGACGGCGGCGACATGAACGCCTACCTGCTGTCGCGCAAGCCCAGCCGCCGCACCAACACCAGCTTCATGCTGCAGCTGGGCAGCGCGCTGGCCTTCCTGCACCGCAACCAGATCATCCACCGCGACCTCAAGCCCGACAACATCCTCATCTCGCAGGGCCGCACGGCCACCGGCTCGCCCGAGCCCACGCTCAAGGTGGCCGACTTCGGCCTCAGCAAGGTCTGCTCGACCTCGGGCCTCAACTCCGAGGAGCCGGCCAGCGTCAACAAGTGCTTCCTGTCGACGGCGTGCGGCACCGACTTTTACATGGCGCCCGAGGTGTGGGAGGGCCACTACACGGCCAAGGCGGACATCTTCGCGCTGGGCATCATCATCTGGGCCATGGTGGAGCGCATCACCTTCGTGGACGTGGAGACGCAGAAGGAGCTGCTGGGCAGCTACGTCCAGCAGGGTGGTGAAATCGTCCCGCTCGGGGAGGCGCTGCTAGAGAACCCCAAGATGGAGCTGCTCATCCCGGCGCGCAAGAAGAGCATGAACGCCAACATGAAGCAGCTGATCCGCGAGATGCTCTCCGCCAACCCGCAGGAGCGGCCCGACGCCTTCGAGCTGGAGCTGCGGCTGGTGCGCATCGCCTGCCGTGAGCTCGACTGGGACACGTGATGATGGCAGGGTGCATGATGGGAAGGCAGAGGTCTGCTGAGTGTACAGCGcagctcctccccccccccccctcacacgaACCCTTTAAGGGCCTTCGGtttcgttttgtttttttgtctctttttttgccTGTAAAGAAGTGACAGCAATGCAAAGCATCGCCAAACAAACATGGCGCCCCGACTCGTGTCGAGATCAGGACTGGGGACTGTTGGCGTTAAACTAAAACAATAAGTTGGACTTGAAGAGTGCAaaagtctttttctttttggggggttttctttttttgtttgttttgaaaacgACAATAAAATCgagtctcaaacacactcacccactggTCACTGGGTGCAGGGATCTATGCATCCTTTTATTGGCTGGTTTTGAGATATTCTTCTTTTTGTATATCCAGGGAAATGATAAATATTTGGTCCTTGACATTTCTTTGTAGTTGTGTGAGAAGAATGGCAAGAGACGAGGGGCGTTGATACCTAAGGTTACCCCTTAAGCACAGTGTTTTCTGAGGTGTTTTGGCTGATTAGTGGCTGAagccttcactctctctctcttcaggaaTTGTTGCCATTACATATTCCACCTCGCCATTGTTGGAGGAGGATTGCACCAGCACCCTTCCACTTTTACCTAGGAAAATCTGTTTGATCTCTTCTGCCTGCTCACATCATGTGGATTTAATTAGGAGAGTAGAACGCTGTCTGACAAAGGCAATCTTCTGACTGGTCTTCCCCGGCACATcatgttcctcctctcctctccgctctgcTGGGAAcgtccccccatcccccctttcAATCTGACAGCCTTGAGGTTCCTCCTTAGCTCTGGCTCGCTGTCTCGTTCGGTGCTAACTTCACTTCTAAtgcaaaacagaaacacaggaaaAATTGTCTCTCTCTTGGCGTTCTTAACCACAACTTCCACCGTCACCACTACCACAGGCCAATGACATCCAAGCGGTTTGCCTATCCCAATCTTCCATGATCCTTTTGGACTGTGACTTCTGACCGGCAGTTCGTTTTACTGGATTGGTTGTCATGacgctgtttttctttttttttcatcttttttttattattgctttTGTCATACTCTCTTGAAACATCTGTTTCTGTAGTCAGTGGATCTAAAACTGTATGTTCTGTTCTAGATGGAGTGTAGCAGTTCCCTCACTCTAAACCGGCATTTAGTGAACTAGTTGCATTAAACTGGTATTGGTACAAATAGCACTTAACACTTGTCTGCACCCCCTCTTTACTAAAGAAGCACCGGCTAGCATCTGTGCCGGCTGAAAAATATGCTGCTGATTTTATTTcatatcatttttttattctcaaacaCCTCTCATTCTTAGGGTAGTTTAAGGGGGGCATGTTATCAATTCAGACAGTGGTAGGATTGCAAAGGGCCATGGAACAACAAAAGCGTTTTGAAAGTGCCGTGGGAAGGCGTGCGAGAGGCCAGGGCTCTACAGGCAGCCTTTGGAGTTGACCTCGTCTGAACACACGCTGAGCTTGGAGCAACTAACCTGCACGAACAGATGACTGCTCCGCTTTTTGCcagctgaagagtgtgtgtgtgtgtgtgtgtgtgtgtgtgtgtgtgtgtgtgtgtgtgtgtgaggggggctggggggctgCTGCAGGTGTGGGCAGGGCTAATGTGTGTGTCGAGGTGAGCAGGTGTTACGTGGCGACCTGTGCTTTTCCTGTGGCTCAGAGCCAATTCTGCGATCAGGGCTTCACGCGGCGTGGAcgggggaggggtgtgttttgggtggggtgtggtgtttGGGGTTTTTGTTTCCTGATTGGGACAGAACACAGATGCAGTGATGTGAATGTTCTAACAAATCGCTTAACGAGGAAGAATTTGAAGAattacattttttcccccccattcCCCGCCTCTAATTGAGTGTAATTAAATTCCCTGAAAGATGGAAGAAGGGGGTTTAGCAGGCGTCAAGCAGATTACTCACGGGAGCATAGAAGGCCTTATTGTTTGCCCAAACATCCACTTCTTCATTTTCGGACAGAGTGTGTTGCCTTGCAGAAGCCCGACATTGCTGAACTTGAATCTGCAAATTTGAAGGTTAGTTTTAAATTGAACTCGTGTGAATAAGAGagagtgcttttgtgtgtgtgtgtgtgtgtgtgtgtgtgtgtgtgtgtgtgtgtgtgtgtgtgtgtgtgtgtgtgtgtgtgtgtgtgtgtgtgtgtgtgtgtgtgtgtgtgtgtgtgtgtgtgtgtgtgtgtgtgtgtgtgtgtgtgtgt
The sequence above is drawn from the Clupea harengus chromosome 19, Ch_v2.0.2, whole genome shotgun sequence genome and encodes:
- the pdik1l gene encoding serine/threonine-protein kinase pdik1l isoform X1, which codes for MKKTEKKRQRRRQVAAAAAAEAEARRKERMVSRSQAKYELIQEVGRGSYGVVYEAVTRSTGARVAVKKIRCHSPENVELALREFWALSSIQSQHPNVIHLEECVLQRDGLAQRMSHGSSSSLYLELVETSLKGEIAFDPQCAYYLWFVMDFCDGGDMNAYLLSRKPSRRTNTSFMLQLGSALAFLHRNQIIHRDLKPDNILISQGRTATGSPEPTLKVADFGLSKVCSTSGLNSEEPASVNKCFLSTACGTDFYMAPEVWEGHYTAKADIFALGIIIWAMVERITFVDVETQKELLGSYVQQGGEIVPLGEALLENPKMELLIPARKKSMNANMKQLIREMLSANPQERPDAFELELRLVRIACRELDWDT
- the pdik1l gene encoding serine/threonine-protein kinase pdik1l isoform X2, producing MKKTEKKRQRRRQVAAAAAEAEARRKERMVSRSQAKYELIQEVGRGSYGVVYEAVTRSTGARVAVKKIRCHSPENVELALREFWALSSIQSQHPNVIHLEECVLQRDGLAQRMSHGSSSSLYLELVETSLKGEIAFDPQCAYYLWFVMDFCDGGDMNAYLLSRKPSRRTNTSFMLQLGSALAFLHRNQIIHRDLKPDNILISQGRTATGSPEPTLKVADFGLSKVCSTSGLNSEEPASVNKCFLSTACGTDFYMAPEVWEGHYTAKADIFALGIIIWAMVERITFVDVETQKELLGSYVQQGGEIVPLGEALLENPKMELLIPARKKSMNANMKQLIREMLSANPQERPDAFELELRLVRIACRELDWDT
- the pdik1l gene encoding serine/threonine-protein kinase pdik1l isoform X3, with translation MVSRSQAKYELIQEVGRGSYGVVYEAVTRSTGARVAVKKIRCHSPENVELALREFWALSSIQSQHPNVIHLEECVLQRDGLAQRMSHGSSSSLYLELVETSLKGEIAFDPQCAYYLWFVMDFCDGGDMNAYLLSRKPSRRTNTSFMLQLGSALAFLHRNQIIHRDLKPDNILISQGRTATGSPEPTLKVADFGLSKVCSTSGLNSEEPASVNKCFLSTACGTDFYMAPEVWEGHYTAKADIFALGIIIWAMVERITFVDVETQKELLGSYVQQGGEIVPLGEALLENPKMELLIPARKKSMNANMKQLIREMLSANPQERPDAFELELRLVRIACRELDWDT